One Fimbriiglobus ruber genomic window carries:
- a CDS encoding structural cement protein Gp24, whose product MSAATFQSTVNIWSTLGVVGDMAFDGPLRATPFNLFSNGTPNIIGNAFTVTSGGNPEPSGNSALAGTATVGGSGIFAGILVNSKDYASYGTTNGPLNPTITLPDNSIGFLANMGYFFVNLPGPANVGDLVTYDPLTGNLNSITPTTSFTGTISTTTLTVSAVTAGQLAVGQIISGTGVTPGTRITALGTGTGYTGTYTISVSQTVGSATAMTAANQPAPAFAASAAYITTSAGVDTLHIATLTSGEVLIGQQVFGTGVAPNTVITAFGSGTGGTGTYTLNTSGQTVASSGSPEAMTGPSNLFVPNCVVDRYTTNTTGGLAVIKLTN is encoded by the coding sequence ATGAGTGCTGCAACTTTCCAATCCACCGTTAACATCTGGTCGACGCTCGGCGTCGTGGGCGACATGGCCTTCGACGGCCCGCTCCGTGCGACCCCGTTCAACCTCTTCTCGAACGGCACCCCGAATATCATCGGCAACGCCTTCACCGTCACCAGCGGCGGTAATCCCGAACCGTCGGGTAACAGCGCCCTGGCGGGTACTGCTACCGTGGGCGGCTCCGGCATCTTCGCCGGCATCCTCGTGAACTCGAAGGACTACGCTTCGTACGGCACGACCAACGGTCCGTTGAACCCCACCATCACCCTGCCCGACAACTCGATCGGGTTCTTGGCCAACATGGGGTACTTCTTCGTCAACCTGCCCGGTCCGGCGAACGTGGGCGACCTGGTCACCTACGACCCGCTGACCGGCAACCTGAACAGCATCACGCCGACCACCAGCTTCACCGGCACGATCAGCACGACCACCCTCACGGTGTCCGCCGTGACCGCAGGTCAACTCGCCGTCGGCCAGATCATCTCCGGGACCGGCGTCACTCCCGGCACCCGGATCACCGCCCTGGGAACGGGTACGGGCTACACCGGCACCTACACGATCAGCGTGAGCCAGACGGTGGGCTCGGCGACCGCCATGACCGCGGCCAACCAACCGGCCCCGGCGTTCGCGGCATCCGCGGCCTACATCACGACTTCGGCCGGCGTGGACACCCTCCACATCGCCACCCTCACCTCCGGCGAGGTTCTCATCGGCCAGCAGGTGTTCGGTACTGGTGTCGCACCGAACACGGTCATTACCGCATTCGGCAGTGGCACCGGCGGGACCGGCACCTATACGCTCAACACCAGTGGCCAGACGGTCGCATCCTCGGGCAGTCCGGAAGCCATGACCGGCCCGTCCAATCTGTTCGTGCCGAATTGCGTGGTCGATCGCTACACGACCAACACGACCGGCGGCCTCGCCGTCATCAAGCTGACTAACTAG